CGCTACAGAGAAAATTCTCCGCCATCCGTGAAACTTGGCGGTTCTTTTGATGTAAGTTACTTGACTATTCTTGTAGCCGAAGGCGAAATTCCGTTATATAAAGATCAAAATTGGCGCTTTGCCGGAGGTATAGAACAGCAGGTCGCAAATATATTACGTATTCGTATGGGTACACAGAAAGAGATTTTTACTGAGTATGAAACTCCATGGCATATTACGGCAGGACTCGGGTTTAGATTTCCGATCAAGTACAGAAAAGTTGATATAGACGCGTCTTATGAATTTCTAACCGATTTTGAACTTAGACATATATGGGATATTTCGTTAAAAATTGATTTATAGAAATTCAAACTATTTTAAGAAATTTAGTAAAACTCCTGTTTATATTGCTGAATAAACGTATTCTTTTACATATAATAAATGGTTGTTTATTATAAAATGTATAACAAATCTATTGGGGGCGGACATTAATAAAATTCCTTATTTTTTAGATGAGAAATATGAAAAAATTCTTTGGAACGAGCGTTGTCATGATGTCGATACGATTGTAATTCATGCGATGAGCGCCGTGAATGCTCATCCGAGAAATCCGTTTTCTATAAAGGAATGTATAAACATCTTTGTTGATTGTGAAGTAAGTTCTCATTATATAATTGATAGAAAAGGTAATATTTATTGTCTGGTTCCCGAAGAAAAAAGGGCGTGGCATGCAGGTGTTTCACAGATGCCGCCGCCGGATAACCGCGAAAATGTAAATGATTTTTCAATAGGGATAGAGTTAATAGGCAATGAAATAGTCCGGTTTGAAGACGAACAGTACGCTGCGCTGAATTTTTTGTTGAATGATATAAAAAAGAGGCACGATATAAAACGCTTAATTGGGCACCAAGACATTGCGACTCAAAAGTTAGTTGAAAAAGGATTGCGAAAAGAGGCAAAATGGGATCCTGGAAAGCAATTTGATTGGAACAGAGTAATAATACTGTAGAAAATTCTCGTTTTTTATCAATTAGTTAATAACTTTACCGGTTTTTGTTTGTGCATGTATTATATTATGACGAATTTTATTTAATTTATTGGAAAATATTTTATTTTGAGGGGGAATATATGGATTGGGAAGATGTCAAAAAAAACGTGCAAAAGGGCGCGGAAGTTGCAGTTGAAAAAGTTTCTCAATATTCCAGAATCGGAAAATTGAAAATGGATCAATTAGTACTTAAGAGAAGGATAGAGAAAAATTATATAGCGATAGGTTTAAGTGTATATGAGTTTTTGAAGGAAGGGAAAGGCGAGTCGGTACCTATTTCTGTTTTTGATGAATTTATTCGTGAAATAGACAATGCGCAAACGGAAATAGAAGATATAGACTGTGATATAACGAAAATCAAAGAAGAAGGAAAACCAAATTCAAACCCTGAAACCGCTTTATAATTATATTGGAAAGTTATATTTGTTTTGAGTAAAGGCGTAAATAGATTATTTTTGTTTTCTGTCAAAAAAGTTGGCGTGATCAAGTTTTTGTTAACGATAACTATTATATATTTAATCGGATGTTTGTTTTTTATTTTTATTGGTCTTTTTTATGATAAAGATTATGAAGATGTTTTGGCTACGACTAAAGATATAGAATCTAAAAATCTTTATATTTCAAGAAAAATCAAGCGCCTTAAGCCGAATTTTAGAAATTTCTTATCGGATAATTTGAGTGGAAATTATGGGAAAATGTTGCATTCGTACAATACAAATCCAATAAAACGACACGAAGATTTTATCAACACATTTTCAATTGGAGATCTTGTAAAACATTCAGATTCAATTCTTCAATATTTTGACTCAATTGCTAAAATTTCGCCGCCTTCAAAGCATATCTTGTATTGCTACCCTTTGCAGCTTCCAGTATATAGTACGGAAAAATATATAATTAGCCGTCCGTTTTCTGAAAGTTTGCCGGATCCGTTTACAGGAGAAAATAAAA
This region of Chitinispirillales bacterium genomic DNA includes:
- a CDS encoding N-acetylmuramoyl-L-alanine amidase, which translates into the protein MGADINKIPYFLDEKYEKILWNERCHDVDTIVIHAMSAVNAHPRNPFSIKECINIFVDCEVSSHYIIDRKGNIYCLVPEEKRAWHAGVSQMPPPDNRENVNDFSIGIELIGNEIVRFEDEQYAALNFLLNDIKKRHDIKRLIGHQDIATQKLVEKGLRKEAKWDPGKQFDWNRVIIL
- a CDS encoding M23 family metallopeptidase, which translates into the protein MIKFLLTITIIYLIGCLFFIFIGLFYDKDYEDVLATTKDIESKNLYISRKIKRLKPNFRNFLSDNLSGNYGKMLHSYNTNPIKRHEDFINTFSIGDLVKHSDSILQYFDSIAKISPPSKHILYCYPLQLPVYSTEKYIISRPFSESLPDPFTGENKKHNGIDIAAPSGAFAIILPANGDVLSVKDDVFLGKTVKIRHLDGYETFYAHLGSVLVKQGQKLKRGTCIGYAGESGWAISRHLHYELIKNGVSVDPLLYNFNSLYN